Below is a genomic region from Dryobates pubescens isolate bDryPub1 chromosome 26, bDryPub1.pri, whole genome shotgun sequence.
tcagcctgcaaGGTGCATTGAGAGGTGACACAAAAGGCTTCCATCCTTCTGCTCTCGCCTTCTCTCGTGGGACAGACTTGGTTTGGTGGCAAGTTCTCCTTGATGTGGCTTTGGAGGggaaggccaagggggaagaTTTCAACTggaagcagccagctcctgctggggatgTAGCAGACTCCTGCACTGGGCCAGAAGGCTGTAACTGGAGAGtctggagaagctctgctgctggtgactctggccatggagcaggggcacaggcagtgaGAGCATCTGTGGGGACACTGAatcctgctggaaggcagaagggattAGCAGCTGCCAAGAatcctctccaggctctgttggagccagccctggctggagggGTCAGAGCAGTTTGTCCTACAGCAGTCCTCTTGGGGACCATCCAGCCAAAGACTTTGCCTCATTCTAGGGATGGCTGTGGGGCTACTGAAGAGACACTGCTTGGGGTTCTGGtgtgagagaggagggaggcagctgcagccctccaggTAGCAAGGCTGTGCTGATGCAGCTCCTACTGCACCAGGATGCTGATCCAGGTGCTCCCACTGCCATTCAGCTGCAGCTCAAACCTGACTCTGCATGACCACCACACCAGCTCTGGGTGCAAGCTCCAGgcttgcagcagtgcctggcccctggtgtcagcagcaggactgAAGTGCTTCTCCCATGATGTTTCagacttgtttggtgtgaggctgcagagccctggagcaggctgcccagagaggttgtggagtctcctgtgcagagcttccaacccccctgggcattgtgctccctggcaagctgctgtgggagccctgctggagcagggggttgcactggatgagctccagaggtcccttccaaccaccaccaagCTGGGATTCAGGGATTCCCAGGTGCAAAGTGGTCAGCTGGGTGagggagcctcatccctgaggTGCTTTGAAggggacagctctgctccaggggtGATGAGCAGGGATGGCATCTTCCTGACTGGCACCAGGTCACCTTCCCCATCCTCACTcacccaaagcagctgctggaatgAGGCAGGGCTTGGATTTGCTGCAGAAATggggcaggctcagggcagggaatgtggtgccagggctgctgctgtccgGGGTGCCAGGGCTTGGTGCCCTGCTTTGCTCCCAGCCGAgcgtgcaggcagcaggatgtgGCTTAGCTGTGCACAGACCACGAGGAGTGGGCATCTGACAAAGCCCCAGCCAGCTGCACTGCTCACACCCAtggtctgtgcctgctgccatgACCACAGTCTgtgccctgggcaccctggtgctggcacagccccagtgcccatggtcctggctcaccagagctgtgtgctcagcCTGTGCCATGGTCAGGAAGGCCGTGGGGTGGACCTGGCTGGGTGTGTGGCCAGGTGAGGCTCACTCTGGTTTTTTGTTCCAGGTGTGGGTGCCCAGAGTGGGACTTCCAgggtgcagcagccccaggagcagctcttggCGATGGCAGGGCAGACAAtcaccctgagctgcaccatCTCTGGAGTGGGTCCCCCTGGCCCTGTGGAGTGGCtgaagggctggggcagtgagAACAAGACCATTTATGTTcagaccagctccagcccccgtGTGACCAGGGTGGAGGGTGGATCCAACGAGGACTTCAGCATCCAGATCAGGGATGTTCAGCCCGAGGACGCTGGCACCTACTACTGTGTGAAGTTCACGAGAAGTGGGCGCCCAGGTGCTGCTCCGCAGGTGTTCCAGCACGGGCAGGGCACAGTGGTgtctgtgcagggtgagtggggCTAGCAGAACAGCTCCTGGTGGGAACCAGCCCCACCAGGAACGGCCCAGCCCGGGGGGCTCTGCTTTGGGTGAGTGAGGATGGGGAAGGGGCTTGGGAGAGGGTCCCCTGGGCCGTCTGTGGGCACATCCATTGCCCGGGGGGGTTACccactccctgcagccccagggctgggcaggagtggCAGAGCCTGGTCTGATGTCTCTGtgcttcccctcccagccagaCCCAGGCAGCCAGTCGTGTCCGGGCCCGGGCgcagggcaggcacaggggCATCAGTGTCCTTCACCTGTGAGACTGGAGGCTTCTTCCCCAAAGACATCAGCGTGAGGTGGCTCAAGAACAAGGCTCCCATCTCGGCTCAGCAGCCCCGGGTCAGGCCTGGGCACAGCAACTCCTCCTACACCATGTCCAGCACAGTGACCTTGGCGCTGGAGCCGCAGGACGTCCGCTCCCAGCTGGCCTGTGAGGTGCAGCACCCAacgctgccagcccccctgagGGGCACCTACCAGCTGAGGGAAGCCCTGcgaggtgagggctgggggcacagcccagggctgggggtgctgggatggggacagggcagagggctgggggcacagcccagggctgggggtgctgggatggggccagggcagagggctgggggcacagcccagggctgggggtgctgggatggggacagggcagggggctgggggcacagcccagggctgggggtgctgggatggggacagggcagagggctgggggcacagcccagggctgggggtgctgggatggggacagggcagagggctgggggcacagcccagggctgggggtgctgggatggggccagggcaggctgcagagctgggccaccCCAGGAGCCTCTTCTCTCCCCAGTGGCCCCCAGCGTTCGCCTGCTGCCCAAGGCCAGCTCCGTGGAGCTCAACAAGACCTGGACCCTCTCCTGCCGCGTGGAAGGCTTCTACCCGCGGGACCTGGCcctgagctggctggagggcggCAGGGAGCTGCCGCTGCAGAACACCTCCCGGCCGGTGGAGACTCCGCAGGGCTTGttccagctgagcagcctggtggagGTGCAGGCCACGGAGGACAGGAATGGGTCAGCCTTCACCTGCCGGGTGGTGCACGACGGCCAGGACCCCATCAGCAGCACAGTCACCCTCTGGGTCGCTGTGCCAGCCAaggaggggctgggtgagcgcagcccagcagagaatgGTGAGTGAGACCTGCTGGCAGGGGGTCCTGCGGGCAAGGCTGGAGCTTGTCCCCCACCCTCGCCCTGAGAGAGCTCAAAGTTCCACCAGGATCTTGTTCAAGGACACCAACTCCTGTGTCTGGactggtctggagcacaagtggtgtgaggagcggctgagggagctgggggtgtgcagcctggagaaaaggaggctgagggagacctcctggctctctacagctccctgagaggaggctggagccaggtggggcttgggctctgctccctagtctcaggtgataggaggagaggcaacGGCCTGgaattgccccaggggaggcttaggttggggattatgctgcaggagtggtcaggggctggcacaggctgcccaggggggtggtggagtccccatccctgaaggggctcaagaaacctggggccatggtctgatggctgtggtggtggtgggctgctggttggagtCAACGctcttggaggtcctttccaagccaaagaATCCTCTGGTTCAATGAATCTCTgttctgggggctgggggggtgcgATGCTGGCAGGTACTGAGCTGAGGTCCTGCTTCAGCTGTCACCAGGCCAACCCCCAGCTGTAGGGCTGCAGGGACTCCGTTGGTGCTAACACTTTTGGGTCCCTGGTGacccttttccttcctgtttcaGGCAATTTGCTCATCATCTACAGCGTGGTGGGGGTGGTCTGCAcggtgctggccctgctggtggCTGCCGTCCTCTACCTCATCCGCACGAAGCAGAGCAAGGGTAAGGAGAACAACCAAGGTTGctcttgatgaccttagaggtcttttccaaccttaatgattctgtggtagctctttcttcctccctcttgAGCATCAGTGTTTGGATGCTTTCatgggattctgcctctctgccctgctctgctgagatccccccctgcagtgctggggcagctctggagtcctcagcagagATAGGAACTggtcagagcagggccagagggagccacggcagtgctggcagggctctcagccctctgctgtgaggccaggctgagagagttggggttgtgcagcctggagaagagacctcctgggagacctcctggtggccttgcagagcTCCAAGATGCATGgaaaaaagctggggacagattttaagcagggcctgtagtgacagggcCAGAGGGGACAGTTTGAACTCAAaggcaggagagaagggaggaatgtttgccactgagggtggggagagcctggcccaggctgcccagagagctgggagctgccccctgcctggcaccactgcagctcaggtggtttggggctgggatcagcctgctctggttggggctgtccctggagactgcaggggcttggactggatgagcttggaaggtcccttccaactccaaccaGTCTGGGAGTCCATGGTGAACCTGCAGACACTTCTCCCTGGGaagagctctgcctctgctctggagcagtCTCTGGCTGGGGActcctggagctggggaaggccaGGGTGGGTTGTGGGAGGTTGCCATGAATTCCTGAGCTGTTTCTTTTCTAAACTGCTTCTCTTTCAGCAGGTAAAAGCTCCCCATCTGCCAGGTGAGTGCTGCTCTCTTCCAGTCTCTGGGTCACAGTGGGCACACTGAGCTGGACACCTGCAGACAATGGGTTGTGAATGGGATGGGCAGGAGCAtagcccctgccagcctccccagctgtgaTCCTGCCCCCGTGGTGATCTCCCACCCAAACCCTTGCATCTTGGTGGGGCTGAATGAGTGGGgtgggagcagcctggtctcCAAACCTGCAGAGATGCAGCTGGACCAGCTGTGAGAAGGAGGacttctgctgggtgctgctgcagggaccttGCTTTGTGGCGGCTCCAGCTGTGCGCCATCACTAGGGAAGAGGCGAGGGGTCCATCTGACCTGCTCTGTTCCCCCTTTCAGGTTACACGAGCCGGAGAAGAGCAGCGAGGCCACTACCCAGGTGCGGGGCTGCGCAGGACGCCTCTGGCTGGCTGCGGCGGAGGGCGGCGGCTGCCCTGGGAAACGCCTCAGTGTCTCCCCCCTGTggcaagagagggaagagacGCTGCCCCGGGGCTTGGGGAGCTGCTTCCCCGCATCTCTGCCGCCTTggtcctctctccccctcctcctccttccacgAAGGTCTGGAGAACCAGCTGTGCTCTCGGCAGCCAGGCTATTTGGGGAGTTGTTTTGCATTTCATGCGGCAGTGAGGAGCGGAGTCGtgatcagcagcagcctgcccatcccacccagcctctgccagctcctgcgtGGGCAGcgctggccagcctgggccctgcccatgccagccaGGACAGGGTGATGGGGTGGCTGCAGTGGTGGCTCTTGAATGAGGGTGGTGGCtcccaagcctggaagtgtcaGTGGTGGCTGGAATTGAAGATGCAGTGTGGGGTGAAGTGTGGGCTGTCATTTCACAGCTGGCCAgttgtgtgcccaggtggccaagaaggccaccaggatcctggcttggatcagcaacagtgtggccagcaggagcagggcaggggctgtccCCCTGTActaggcactggtgaggccacaccttgacgtTTGGGTTCAGTCTTGGGCCCCCcattccaagaaggacactgaggggctgcagcaggtccagagaagtgcagcagggctggggaggggtctggggagcagggctggggaggagcagccgagggaggtcccttccaacccaaaccattcggcgaggcagggctgggctgggggcgctCCTCAGCCGCCCCGCCGCAGGAACAGCTCTCGCTGTGTCGCGCAGGAATCCGACCCCAACAACCTGACCTACGCAGACCTGAACTtcgagaaggagaggaagagcatCCGGCGGATGGtggagctgagccagcagtCGGAGTACGCCTCCATCCAGGGCAGCCCGGCCCCCGGCGCCGACGACAACCTCACCTACGCCGACCTGGACATGGTGCACCTCAACAAGGCGCCCAAGCGCCCGGCCCCGCGCCCCGAGGAGGCCAGCTCCGAGTACGCCAGCGTCCAGATCCCCAGGAagtgagggggctgcagggaccacGGCCCCCGCCCTCGCCacgcccctgctcctccccggGAGGATCCTCTCGGAAGCGCAGAGAGGGATGTGAGGATGAGCTGTGGTGACCGCGGGTTTtggatggagatggagcccTCAGAGCTGTGAGGGTCGATTCCATCCTCAGAGACCTGCTCTGGGGGTCAGTTTGGTcctgggggctgccagctccGTCCCTCTGGGATCCCCCCCTCGTGGCATGGAGGTCGTTCAGCCTCTGCGTGCCGGGGCCGCTGGGTCAGCCagcgctgcagcagctcctccgggagctccagctgggctgaggggacAAGGACAGTGCCTCCACGCCGGCCCCCACCgggatgctgctgcctggaCGTGCCCACacggctccctgcagctgcccccaccCCACAGGGACCAGCCAGGGTCCCCACGCTGCCTTCTGGGGCTCTTTGCCGCCTGGAAAATGAACTCTGGGTTTAAAGGCAGGACAGAGGTGTCT
It encodes:
- the LOC128898580 gene encoding tyrosine-protein phosphatase non-receptor type substrate 1-like isoform X1; amino-acid sequence: MEPPARGPRPLSWPLTCLLLLSLPSWPGVGAQSGTSRVQQPQEQLLAMAGQTITLSCTISGVGPPGPVEWLKGWGSENKTIYVQTSSSPRVTRVEGGSNEDFSIQIRDVQPEDAGTYYCVKFTRSGRPGAAPQVFQHGQGTVVSVQARPRQPVVSGPGRRAGTGASVSFTCETGGFFPKDISVRWLKNKAPISAQQPRVRPGHSNSSYTMSSTVTLALEPQDVRSQLACEVQHPTLPAPLRGTYQLREALRVAPSVRLLPKASSVELNKTWTLSCRVEGFYPRDLALSWLEGGRELPLQNTSRPVETPQGLFQLSSLVEVQATEDRNGSAFTCRVVHDGQDPISSTVTLWVAVPAKEGLGERSPAENGNLLIIYSVVGVVCTVLALLVAAVLYLIRTKQSKAGKSSPSARLHEPEKSSEATTQESDPNNLTYADLNFEKERKSIRRMVELSQQSEYASIQGSPAPGADDNLTYADLDMVHLNKAPKRPAPRPEEASSEYASVQIPRK
- the LOC128898580 gene encoding tyrosine-protein phosphatase non-receptor type substrate 1-like isoform X2: MEPPARGPRPLSWPLTCLLLLSLPSWPGVGAQSGTSRVQQPQEQLLAMAGQTITLSCTISGVGPPGPVEWLKGWGSENKTIYVQTSSSPRVTRVEGGSNEDFSIQIRDVQPEDAGTYYCVKFTRSGRPGAAPQVFQHGQGTVVSVQARPRQPVVSGPGRRAGTGASVSFTCETGGFFPKDISVRWLKNKAPISAQQPRVRPGHSNSSYTMSSTVTLALEPQDVRSQLACEVQHPTLPAPLRGTYQLREALRVAPSVRLLPKASSVELNKTWTLSCRVEGFYPRDLALSWLEGGRELPLQNTSRPVETPQGLFQLSSLVEVQATEDRNGSAFTCRVVHDGQDPISSTVTLWVAVPAKEGLGERSPAENGNLLIIYSVVGVVCTVLALLVAAVLYLIRTKQSKGKSSPSARLHEPEKSSEATTQESDPNNLTYADLNFEKERKSIRRMVELSQQSEYASIQGSPAPGADDNLTYADLDMVHLNKAPKRPAPRPEEASSEYASVQIPRK